A single genomic interval of Bradyrhizobium japonicum USDA 6 harbors:
- a CDS encoding helix-turn-helix domain-containing protein, with the protein MDMRLRLKADGRVVELRDGQELPVQSLPVQPLPAEPAANAAPGDDASSLAVRALRRRACLTQMEFAAKLGVPVETIRNWEQGKRAPRGPARALLAVIAHAPDTVFQALAKA; encoded by the coding sequence ATGGACATGCGGTTGCGGCTGAAGGCGGACGGACGGGTCGTCGAGTTGCGGGATGGGCAGGAGCTTCCGGTCCAGTCGCTTCCGGTCCAGCCGTTGCCGGCCGAGCCGGCGGCCAATGCCGCCCCTGGCGATGATGCCAGCTCGCTCGCGGTGCGCGCTCTGCGCCGGCGCGCCTGCCTCACCCAGATGGAGTTCGCCGCCAAGCTCGGCGTTCCCGTCGAGACCATCCGCAACTGGGAGCAGGGCAAGCGCGCCCCGCGAGGACCCGCCCGCGCGCTGCTCGCCGTGATCGCGCATGCGCCGGACACCGTGTTCCAGGCGCTCGCCAAGGCCTGA
- a CDS encoding DNA helicase — protein sequence MRLSAPIFHLKRRARRLSREERIPLHDALDRIATTEGFSAWSMLAAKAAALTPANRLFPQFRPGDLVLVGARPGQGKTLMSLELAVEAMKSGHRAAFFSLEYTEKDVFDRLRAIGVDPTQFADMFEIDCSDAISADYVVKQMASAPRGTVVVIDYLQLLDQRRENPDLAVQVRALKSFARDAGLIVVFIAQIDRSYDPSVKPCPDLNDVRLPNPLDLKLFDKTCFINNSEVQFRAAS from the coding sequence ATGAGACTCTCTGCGCCGATCTTTCATCTGAAGCGACGAGCCAGGCGCCTGTCGCGCGAGGAAAGGATTCCGCTCCACGACGCGCTTGACCGCATCGCTACGACGGAAGGATTTTCCGCCTGGAGCATGCTGGCGGCAAAGGCCGCCGCACTGACGCCCGCCAATCGCCTGTTCCCGCAATTCCGGCCGGGTGATCTGGTGCTGGTGGGCGCGCGCCCCGGTCAGGGCAAGACCCTGATGAGCCTCGAACTCGCCGTGGAGGCCATGAAGTCGGGCCATCGCGCTGCGTTCTTCTCGCTCGAATACACCGAGAAAGACGTCTTCGACCGCTTGCGTGCGATTGGCGTGGACCCCACGCAATTCGCTGACATGTTCGAGATCGACTGCTCCGATGCCATCAGCGCCGACTACGTCGTCAAGCAGATGGCGTCGGCGCCTCGTGGCACGGTCGTGGTGATCGACTATCTGCAACTGCTCGACCAGAGGCGGGAAAATCCCGATCTCGCTGTTCAGGTGCGCGCACTGAAATCCTTCGCGCGCGACGCCGGGCTGATCGTCGTCTTCATCGCGCAGATCGACCGATCCTATGATCCGTCGGTGAAGCCCTGCCCCGACCTCAACGACGTCAGGCTGCCGAACCCGCTGGACCTCAAGCTGTTCGACAAGACGTGCTTCATCAACAATTCCGAAGTCCAGTTCCGCGCGGCGAGCTGA
- a CDS encoding TIGR01777 family oxidoreductase, translating to MTPLLWTLIAIQIVMGVFDTFYHHEFTERLAWRPSQRFELKLHGIRNMLYALLFLLLGWLEVYGVLAILIVAVLVAEIVITLMDFVEEDLSRKLPPTERINHTLLAINYGAILVLLLPVLIDWAMQPFGVSVVYQGLLSIAATACAVGAALCGVRDFAAMRRLGRMKSVPAHGLVEKVPGRKTVLITGATGFIGSRLAASLGGAGHDVIALIRNPAKAEMLPPPVTLITSLDQLAVDTPIDAIVNLAGEPIGNGLWTEAKRAKILGSRIDITGEVVKLIARLERKPEVLVSGSAIGWYGLWADQVLTESAKSHACFSHELCAAWEKAAQPAEELGIRVVYLRIGLVLGTEGGFITRMLTPFEFGLGGPLGTGRQWMSWIERDDLIRLIAYVMATPDLAGPVNATAPIPVTNAKFTEELGRRLHRPAVFRIPGGLLRRIGGGFADELLLGGQRVLPNKALSRGFVFRHETLRSAFEAIL from the coding sequence ATGACGCCGCTGTTGTGGACCCTCATCGCCATCCAGATCGTGATGGGCGTGTTCGACACTTTCTATCACCACGAATTCACCGAGCGCCTGGCCTGGCGCCCGTCGCAGCGCTTCGAGCTGAAGCTGCACGGCATCCGCAACATGCTCTATGCGCTGCTGTTCCTGCTGCTCGGCTGGTTGGAGGTTTACGGCGTGCTGGCGATCCTGATCGTCGCGGTGCTGGTCGCAGAGATCGTCATCACGCTGATGGATTTCGTTGAGGAAGATCTGAGCCGAAAGCTGCCGCCGACTGAGCGGATCAACCACACGCTGCTCGCGATCAACTATGGCGCCATCCTGGTGCTGCTGCTGCCGGTGCTGATCGATTGGGCGATGCAGCCGTTCGGTGTGAGTGTCGTATATCAGGGCCTGCTCAGCATCGCCGCCACCGCCTGCGCAGTCGGCGCAGCGCTCTGCGGCGTCAGGGACTTTGCGGCGATGCGCCGACTCGGCCGCATGAAGAGCGTGCCGGCGCACGGGCTCGTCGAGAAGGTCCCCGGCCGCAAGACCGTGCTGATAACAGGCGCCACCGGCTTCATCGGCAGCCGCCTTGCCGCGAGCCTTGGCGGGGCAGGGCACGACGTCATCGCGCTGATCCGCAACCCCGCGAAGGCCGAGATGCTGCCGCCGCCGGTCACGCTGATCACCAGCCTCGATCAGCTCGCCGTGGACACACCAATCGACGCCATCGTCAATCTCGCCGGCGAGCCGATCGGCAATGGCCTCTGGACCGAGGCAAAGCGCGCTAAAATTCTCGGCTCCCGCATCGACATAACCGGCGAGGTCGTAAAACTGATCGCGCGGCTCGAGCGCAAGCCGGAGGTGCTCGTCAGCGGCTCCGCCATCGGCTGGTACGGCCTGTGGGCCGATCAGGTGCTGACGGAATCGGCGAAGTCGCATGCCTGCTTCAGCCACGAGCTCTGCGCGGCCTGGGAGAAGGCGGCGCAGCCGGCGGAGGAACTCGGCATCCGCGTGGTTTACTTGCGCATCGGCCTCGTGCTCGGCACCGAAGGCGGCTTCATCACGCGCATGCTGACGCCGTTCGAGTTCGGCCTCGGTGGCCCCCTCGGCACCGGGCGGCAGTGGATGTCCTGGATCGAGCGCGACGATCTGATCCGGCTGATCGCCTATGTGATGGCGACGCCTGATCTCGCCGGCCCCGTCAACGCCACCGCGCCGATCCCCGTCACCAACGCAAAATTCACCGAGGAGCTCGGCCGCCGCCTACATCGCCCCGCGGTGTTTCGAATCCCCGGCGGCCTGCTGCGCCGGATCGGTGGCGGCTTTGCCGACGAACTCCTGCTCGGCGGCCAGCGCGTGCTGCCGAACAAGGCGCTGAGCCGCGGTTTTGTGTTTCGGCACGAGACGCTGCGCAGCGCGTTCGAGGCGATCTTGTGA
- a CDS encoding DUF2182 domain-containing protein: protein MTDGPLETVLRRDRWIVGGAIGIIVALAWAYVLWLAEDMDMGGMDMTGFRMIPAGIGIMLPASEPWRAIEFAYVLLMWVVMMVGMMAPSAAPMILMYARVGRQGKAQGKPFAATGWFAAGYLLAWAGFSLAATLLQWAIERAVLLDSRMTIASNLLSAIVLIAAGVYQWTPLKDVCLAQCQSPFVFLMRHGGFRDGLRGCLLLGLRHGGYCVGCCWVLMALLFVGGVMNVLWIALLALLVLLEKLTPIGRWIARAAGIACASAGVWLLVSSPR from the coding sequence ATGACCGACGGCCCCCTGGAAACCGTGCTGCGGCGCGATCGCTGGATCGTCGGTGGCGCGATCGGGATCATTGTCGCGCTGGCATGGGCCTATGTGCTTTGGCTCGCCGAGGACATGGACATGGGCGGCATGGACATGACCGGGTTCCGCATGATTCCGGCCGGGATCGGAATCATGTTGCCAGCGAGCGAGCCATGGCGAGCGATCGAGTTCGCGTATGTGCTGCTGATGTGGGTGGTGATGATGGTCGGAATGATGGCCCCCTCGGCAGCGCCGATGATCCTCATGTACGCCCGCGTGGGTCGACAGGGGAAAGCGCAGGGCAAGCCGTTCGCTGCGACCGGCTGGTTTGCGGCCGGTTATCTCCTCGCCTGGGCCGGCTTTTCGCTCGCAGCAACCCTGCTCCAATGGGCGATCGAGCGGGCAGTCCTGCTGGATTCCCGGATGACGATCGCCAGCAATCTGCTCAGTGCAATCGTGCTGATCGCAGCGGGAGTCTATCAATGGACACCGCTCAAGGACGTCTGTCTCGCCCAATGCCAGTCACCATTTGTGTTCCTGATGCGCCACGGCGGCTTTCGCGACGGCCTGCGAGGCTGCCTGCTGCTGGGGCTGCGGCACGGAGGCTATTGTGTCGGCTGCTGCTGGGTCTTGATGGCGCTTTTGTTCGTGGGCGGGGTGATGAACGTGCTTTGGATTGCGCTTTTGGCCCTTCTCGTCCTGTTGGAGAAACTTACGCCGATCGGACGATGGATCGCGCGCGCCGCCGGGATTGCGTGTGCGAGCGCTGGCGTCTGGCTACTGGTGTCGTCGCCGCGGTGA
- a CDS encoding DUF1326 domain-containing protein encodes MADVPWHLSGDYFENCSCSIVCPCLVSAAPPLTARPTEGFCNVPLIFHVESGRYGDVALDGLNVLVILHAPGVMADGDWSVAAYIDQRANDEQTEALAAIFTGAAGGPMAAFTPLISKNLGVRKVPITFRIEGKTRSAEIPDILHMSVDPLPTMHPSGEMWANIGHPVSPDGMVMAVGAAGNTFSDHGMRWDNSGKNGLYAPIRWSNQA; translated from the coding sequence ATGGCGGATGTCCCATGGCACCTTTCCGGTGACTATTTCGAGAATTGCAGTTGCAGCATCGTGTGTCCCTGCCTCGTGTCGGCGGCTCCCCCGCTGACCGCGCGACCGACCGAGGGGTTCTGTAACGTACCGCTGATCTTCCATGTCGAAAGCGGCCGCTATGGCGACGTCGCGCTCGATGGACTCAATGTCCTGGTTATCCTCCACGCGCCGGGGGTCATGGCAGACGGAGATTGGTCGGTGGCCGCCTATATCGACCAGCGCGCCAACGATGAGCAGACCGAGGCTCTAGCTGCGATCTTCACCGGCGCCGCCGGTGGTCCCATGGCCGCGTTCACGCCGCTGATCAGCAAGAACCTGGGGGTTCGCAAGGTCCCGATCACATTCCGAATCGAGGGCAAGACACGGTCCGCGGAAATCCCGGATATTCTGCACATGTCCGTCGACCCGTTGCCGACCATGCATCCGAGCGGGGAAATGTGGGCCAACATCGGCCATCCGGTCAGCCCTGACGGGATGGTAATGGCGGTCGGCGCCGCCGGAAATACGTTCAGCGATCATGGCATGCGGTGGGACAATTCCGGCAAGAACGGCCTCTATGCGCCGATCCGCTGGTCGAACCAGGCGTGA
- a CDS encoding tautomerase family protein: MPLITVYYTTSRQSPSLKADIANAVSELTAKILHKDPRVTAIIVKSVDAGDWFAGGKSIAEQKLASYWIDIHVSEGTNTKDEKAAYLAAMFKRMAEILGPLHPETYLHVDEVKGDAYGFGGLTQERRYIAGKLEVALQAA; the protein is encoded by the coding sequence ATGCCCCTGATCACCGTGTACTACACCACCTCCCGCCAGTCGCCCTCGTTGAAGGCCGATATCGCCAACGCCGTGTCCGAGCTCACCGCAAAGATCCTGCACAAGGACCCCAGGGTCACCGCCATCATCGTGAAATCGGTCGACGCAGGCGACTGGTTCGCCGGCGGCAAGTCGATCGCCGAGCAGAAGCTGGCCAGCTACTGGATCGACATCCATGTCAGCGAAGGCACCAACACCAAGGACGAGAAGGCGGCCTATCTCGCCGCGATGTTCAAGCGCATGGCCGAGATTTTGGGCCCGCTGCATCCCGAGACGTATCTGCACGTCGACGAGGTCAAGGGCGATGCCTACGGGTTTGGCGGCCTGACCCAGGAGCGGCGCTACATTGCCGGCAAGCTCGAAGTTGCGTTGCAAGCGGCGTGA
- a CDS encoding LysR family transcriptional regulator: protein MTATLDIATIKAFLLVADLQSFTRAAEALGTTQAAVSLKLQRLEALLEKRLVERSPRAVRLTADGAAFLDRARALMEAHDRALSGETSTAQSLSLGISDHAAGPELVPLLERLHAMSSSLTLAVTIGFSREMQDAYDAGQLDAVIVRQEGSRRGGEKLAEDEFGWFASRRFTLPKGEPLPLATLAPPCGVRAIAVRALDKASLAWRERFVGGGVTAVVAAALAGLAIAPLARRIAPAGLIDIGPVHKLPKLGSSKVMLHSKVSDPAKLAALRAVAATFRSVAA, encoded by the coding sequence ATGACAGCAACCCTCGACATCGCCACCATCAAGGCCTTCCTGCTGGTCGCCGACCTCCAGAGCTTTACGCGTGCGGCCGAAGCGCTCGGCACGACGCAGGCCGCCGTCAGCCTGAAGCTGCAGCGGCTGGAGGCGCTGCTGGAAAAGCGCCTCGTCGAGCGCTCGCCGCGGGCGGTCCGACTCACCGCCGACGGCGCCGCGTTCCTCGATCGCGCCCGCGCGCTGATGGAGGCGCATGACCGTGCACTGTCGGGCGAAACATCGACTGCGCAATCGCTCTCGCTTGGTATCTCCGACCATGCCGCGGGCCCCGAGCTGGTGCCGCTGCTCGAACGCCTGCACGCGATGTCCTCAAGTCTCACCCTCGCCGTCACCATCGGCTTCTCGCGCGAGATGCAGGACGCTTACGACGCAGGTCAGCTCGATGCCGTGATCGTCCGCCAGGAAGGCAGCCGCCGCGGCGGCGAGAAGCTGGCCGAAGACGAGTTCGGCTGGTTCGCGTCGCGACGCTTCACCCTGCCGAAGGGTGAGCCGCTGCCGCTCGCAACCCTCGCCCCGCCCTGCGGCGTCCGCGCCATCGCCGTCCGCGCGCTCGACAAGGCCAGCCTCGCCTGGCGCGAACGCTTTGTCGGCGGCGGCGTTACGGCGGTGGTCGCCGCCGCGCTTGCCGGCCTCGCGATCGCACCGCTCGCGCGCCGGATCGCGCCGGCAGGCCTGATCGACATCGGGCCTGTGCACAAGCTGCCGAAGCTCGGCAGCTCGAAGGTAATGCTGCATTCGAAGGTCAGCGATCCCGCCAAGCTGGCAGCGCTGCGTGCGGTGGCGGCGACGTTTCGGAGCGTGGCAGCCTAG
- a CDS encoding polysaccharide deacetylase family protein — protein sequence MTKMLRLKWMSISVGAVLAGLAGIACSEAADCPRKDALGTSRVLSVDAMTTPRIGLKSFPQTLPLADHEVVLTFDDGPHPPTTSKVLAALAQECVRATFFLIGLHASEHPDMVKRIAREGHTIGHHTWSHPFMARIPFEKAKSEIDRGIAADEMALKGVSTTTPSTPFFRFPYFEGTPPQLDLLQSRGIVVFGADLWASDWNEMTPEQELKLVTERLAAAGKGIILFHDPKARTAAIMPAFLRYLRDNGYRVVHVVPAGMSQKSADAH from the coding sequence ATGACAAAGATGCTTCGGCTGAAATGGATGTCGATCTCGGTGGGCGCGGTCCTTGCGGGGCTCGCCGGCATCGCTTGTTCGGAGGCCGCGGACTGCCCGCGCAAGGACGCGCTCGGCACCTCGCGCGTTCTGAGTGTCGACGCCATGACCACGCCGCGCATCGGCCTGAAGAGCTTTCCGCAGACGCTGCCGCTCGCCGATCACGAGGTCGTGCTGACCTTCGACGATGGCCCGCATCCGCCGACGACGTCGAAGGTGCTGGCGGCGCTGGCGCAGGAATGCGTGCGCGCGACCTTCTTCCTGATCGGCCTGCACGCCTCCGAACATCCTGACATGGTCAAGCGCATCGCACGCGAGGGCCACACCATCGGCCACCACACCTGGTCGCACCCGTTCATGGCGCGGATTCCGTTCGAGAAGGCGAAGAGCGAGATCGACCGCGGCATCGCGGCCGACGAGATGGCGCTCAAGGGCGTGTCGACGACGACACCCTCGACGCCGTTCTTCCGCTTTCCCTATTTCGAGGGAACGCCACCGCAGCTCGACCTGCTCCAGTCGCGCGGCATCGTCGTGTTCGGGGCTGACCTCTGGGCCAGCGACTGGAACGAGATGACGCCGGAGCAGGAATTGAAGCTCGTCACCGAGCGCCTCGCCGCCGCCGGCAAGGGCATCATCCTCTTCCACGACCCCAAGGCACGCACGGCCGCGATCATGCCGGCCTTCCTGCGGTACCTCAGGGACAACGGCTATCGCGTCGTTCACGTCGTGCCGGCGGGCATGTCGCAAAAGAGCGCCGATGCGCATTGA
- a CDS encoding DUF4166 domain-containing protein: protein MTSARLSGSSASPSAHVKLLDDRRFRALLSDEDWGRLPLATWRRFSKRVADGDSVVYVGAVDEVSFSEIGWWFAQAARLIGGPLPTGRDTGVPMIVTVTEDGATGGQTWTRICARKCGFPQVIHSAKRFAGPTGLEEYVGFGVSMALRIAVEGQALTFRSAGYGLQLGRLWIPLPQWLTPGDLTVTHSDLGEGAFRFTLDVTHPRYGALIHQSAVFREAVS from the coding sequence ACTCGACGACCGCCGCTTCCGCGCGTTGCTGTCGGACGAGGATTGGGGCCGGCTGCCGCTCGCGACCTGGCGGCGCTTTTCGAAACGCGTCGCCGACGGCGACAGCGTCGTCTATGTCGGCGCGGTCGATGAGGTCTCCTTCAGCGAGATCGGCTGGTGGTTCGCGCAAGCCGCGCGCCTGATCGGCGGACCGCTGCCGACCGGCCGCGACACCGGTGTCCCCATGATTGTGACCGTCACCGAGGACGGCGCGACCGGCGGCCAGACCTGGACCCGCATCTGCGCGCGCAAGTGCGGCTTTCCGCAAGTGATCCATTCCGCCAAGCGTTTTGCCGGCCCGACCGGGCTCGAAGAGTATGTCGGCTTCGGCGTCTCGATGGCGCTCCGCATCGCGGTCGAGGGACAGGCGCTGACCTTCCGTAGTGCCGGTTACGGACTCCAGCTCGGACGCTTGTGGATCCCGCTGCCGCAATGGCTCACGCCCGGCGATCTCACGGTGACGCATAGCGATCTCGGCGAAGGCGCCTTTCGTTTCACCCTCGATGTCACTCACCCGCGTTACGGCGCGCTGATCCACCAGTCCGCCGTCTTCAGGGAGGCCGTATCATGA
- the mgtE gene encoding magnesium transporter, whose translation MDEHMDGAPSAEASVLDHVPMRNEDGEIRHEFVEEVAHAIEAGDSAALRACVAELHEADLGDLIGALAPDHRVRLVELTGHDFDFSALNELDEGVREEILEELPPETVAEGVRELESDDAVELLETLDEAEQEEILEKLPLQERVALERSLLYPENSAGRRMQTEFIAVPQDFTVGQAIDYMRETPDLPDRFYEIYVVDKDQHWQGAVSLDVLLRARRPVALAELTDEDRRRVSVLEDQEEVARMFGKYNLVAAPVLDTQDRLVGVITVDDVVDVIEEEADEDLKALGGVNSDEELSDTVFTIARARFNWLLVNLATAFLASSVLGLFEGQLEKMVALAVLAPIVASQGGNAATQTMTVAVRALATRELGSSNAWRVVMREGLVGLVNGLAFALITGIAAVAWFKIPGLGIVIGLAIVCNLVAGALGGILIPMALERVRADPAVASGTFVTTVTDVVGFFSFLGIATLWFGLR comes from the coding sequence ATGGATGAACATATGGACGGTGCCCCATCCGCCGAGGCCTCGGTACTCGACCACGTTCCGATGCGCAATGAAGACGGCGAAATTCGTCACGAATTCGTCGAGGAGGTTGCCCATGCGATCGAGGCCGGCGACAGCGCCGCGCTGCGCGCCTGTGTCGCCGAACTGCACGAGGCCGACCTCGGCGATCTGATCGGAGCTCTCGCGCCCGACCACCGCGTTCGCCTGGTCGAGCTGACCGGGCACGACTTCGACTTCTCGGCACTGAACGAGCTCGACGAGGGCGTGCGCGAGGAGATCCTCGAGGAGCTGCCGCCGGAGACCGTTGCGGAAGGCGTCCGCGAGCTCGAATCCGATGACGCAGTCGAGCTGCTGGAAACCTTGGACGAGGCGGAGCAGGAGGAAATCCTCGAGAAGCTGCCGTTGCAGGAGCGCGTCGCGCTCGAGCGCAGCCTGCTTTATCCCGAAAATTCCGCCGGTCGCCGGATGCAGACCGAGTTCATCGCGGTGCCGCAGGATTTCACCGTCGGGCAGGCGATCGACTACATGCGCGAGACGCCGGATCTGCCCGACCGCTTCTACGAGATCTACGTCGTGGACAAGGACCAGCACTGGCAGGGTGCGGTCTCGCTCGACGTCCTGCTCCGCGCCCGCCGCCCGGTCGCGCTCGCCGAGCTGACCGATGAGGATCGCCGCCGCGTCTCAGTCCTGGAGGACCAGGAGGAGGTGGCGCGCATGTTCGGCAAGTACAATCTCGTCGCGGCACCCGTGCTCGACACCCAGGATCGCCTGGTCGGCGTCATCACCGTCGACGACGTCGTCGACGTGATCGAGGAGGAGGCGGACGAGGACCTCAAGGCGCTTGGCGGCGTCAACAGCGACGAAGAACTCTCCGACACCGTGTTCACCATTGCGCGGGCGCGGTTCAACTGGCTGCTGGTCAATCTCGCCACCGCCTTTCTTGCATCCTCGGTGCTCGGCCTGTTCGAGGGGCAGCTCGAGAAGATGGTCGCGCTCGCGGTGCTGGCGCCGATCGTCGCGAGCCAGGGCGGCAATGCCGCGACCCAGACCATGACGGTCGCGGTGCGTGCGCTTGCGACGCGCGAGCTCGGCTCCTCCAACGCCTGGCGCGTGGTGATGCGCGAAGGCCTGGTCGGGCTCGTCAACGGCCTTGCCTTCGCCTTGATCACGGGCATCGCGGCAGTGGCCTGGTTCAAGATCCCGGGCCTCGGCATCGTCATCGGGCTTGCGATCGTCTGCAACCTCGTCGCCGGCGCGCTCGGCGGCATCCTGATCCCGATGGCGCTCGAACGTGTCAGGGCCGATCCGGCGGTGGCTTCCGGCACGTTCGTCACGACGGTGACCGACGTCGTCGGCTTCTTCTCCTTCCTCGGCATCGCGACGCTGTGGTTCGGATTGAGGTAG
- the lipB gene encoding lipoyl(octanoyl) transferase LipB produces the protein MVNSPQNPRQDLDLTSFSASTGEPVEWRISDAPVPYPEAVAAMEARVAQIAAGEAPELVWLLEHPPLYTSGTSGKETDLLDPRFPTFATGRGGQLTYHGPGQRVAYVMLDLKRRRPDVRAYVASLEELILRTLAAFNVRGERREDRVGVWVKRPDKGPEHEDKIAAIGVRLKRWVSFHGIAINVEPELSHFAGIVPCGVADPRYGVTSLVDLGQLVTMADVDIALRQAFEELFGPTRALVADAAV, from the coding sequence ATGGTTAATTCGCCTCAAAACCCCCGCCAAGACCTCGATTTGACGTCGTTTTCCGCCTCCACCGGCGAGCCCGTGGAGTGGCGAATCTCGGACGCGCCGGTGCCCTATCCGGAGGCCGTGGCCGCCATGGAGGCGCGAGTCGCCCAGATCGCCGCCGGCGAGGCTCCCGAGCTGGTCTGGCTGCTCGAGCACCCCCCGCTCTACACCTCCGGCACCTCGGGCAAGGAAACCGACCTGCTCGATCCCCGCTTCCCGACCTTTGCCACCGGGCGCGGCGGTCAGCTCACCTATCACGGGCCCGGTCAGCGGGTGGCCTATGTCATGCTCGACCTCAAGCGGCGCCGGCCGGACGTCCGGGCCTATGTCGCGAGCCTGGAGGAATTGATCCTGCGGACGCTTGCCGCCTTCAACGTCCGCGGCGAGCGGCGCGAGGACCGGGTCGGCGTCTGGGTGAAGCGGCCCGACAAGGGGCCCGAGCACGAGGACAAGATCGCCGCGATCGGTGTGCGGCTGAAGCGCTGGGTCTCGTTCCACGGCATCGCCATCAATGTCGAGCCGGAGCTGTCGCATTTCGCCGGCATCGTACCCTGCGGCGTCGCCGACCCCCGCTACGGCGTCACCTCGCTGGTCGATCTCGGCCAGCTCGTGACCATGGCCGATGTCGACATCGCGCTGCGCCAGGCGTTCGAGGAGCTGTTCGGGCCGACCCGCGCGCTGGTGGCGGACGCGGCCGTCTAA
- a CDS encoding FliM/FliN family flagellar motor switch protein, translated as MPTLDKVTVDLMVVLGTTTMPIHQVLRLSRGAIIELDATEADEVKVLANNLPVASGVVLVDRNRIAVEVKQMLPRTTGTR; from the coding sequence GTGCCCACTCTCGATAAAGTCACCGTGGATCTCATGGTCGTCCTCGGGACGACCACCATGCCGATCCATCAAGTATTACGTCTTTCCCGCGGCGCCATCATCGAACTGGACGCAACCGAGGCCGACGAGGTCAAGGTACTCGCCAACAATCTGCCGGTCGCCTCCGGGGTCGTGCTGGTCGACCGCAACCGGATCGCGGTCGAGGTCAAGCAGATGCTGCCGCGCACGACGGGCACGCGGTAG
- a CDS encoding polysaccharide deacetylase family protein encodes MIGSSVVVRTRSWIVLCLGLLVVGSPAALAADCPGHPDALGTSRTLVVDPREHPRIGTMQYRETLPLKDHEVVLTFDDGPLPKYSNQILKMLDDECIKATFFIIGGQAKANPEGVRKLVAAGHTVGTHSMNHPLTFDRMPIEKAEAEINGGIQWTSAAMTDPSKLAPFFRIPGLMRAEGVENLLISRGIQVWSADFPADDWRHVSSDRVYQLAIQRLEAKGKGILLLHDIQPRTVAALPKIIRDLKARGYRIVHVVPATADRPATPTTPVEWLLHPPTETVPIARWPSVPNFVFAQTETLPAPSLADLNAQTEHQPLLPRKTIALANVAATLPVPDHDLFAIPEGSVEVLLSTTLSRRAATRLAMAAETPRATRGKAGKSRGHRTAHAAPAGAKHTAQASGTAPKSIVPKSNAKSTAPKGAAPKSAVTHPTRVASLKKRAQ; translated from the coding sequence ATGATCGGAAGTAGCGTTGTTGTTCGGACGCGATCGTGGATCGTCCTCTGTCTGGGGCTGTTGGTCGTCGGTTCACCGGCGGCCCTTGCCGCGGACTGTCCCGGCCATCCGGACGCGCTCGGGACCTCCCGCACCCTCGTGGTCGATCCGCGCGAGCATCCGCGCATCGGCACCATGCAGTACCGCGAGACGCTGCCGCTGAAAGACCATGAAGTCGTCCTGACCTTCGACGACGGTCCGCTGCCGAAATATTCGAACCAGATCCTCAAGATGCTCGACGACGAGTGCATCAAGGCGACCTTCTTCATCATCGGCGGCCAGGCCAAGGCGAACCCGGAAGGCGTGCGCAAGCTGGTGGCGGCGGGCCACACCGTCGGCACGCACAGCATGAACCATCCGCTGACCTTCGACCGGATGCCGATCGAGAAGGCCGAAGCCGAGATCAACGGCGGCATTCAGTGGACCTCGGCCGCGATGACCGATCCGTCCAAGCTCGCGCCGTTCTTCCGCATTCCCGGCCTGATGCGCGCCGAAGGCGTCGAAAACCTCCTGATCTCGCGCGGCATCCAGGTCTGGAGCGCCGACTTCCCCGCCGACGACTGGCGCCATGTGTCGTCCGACCGCGTCTATCAGCTCGCGATCCAGCGGCTGGAGGCCAAGGGCAAGGGCATCCTGCTGCTGCACGACATCCAGCCCCGCACGGTGGCGGCGCTGCCGAAGATCATCCGCGACCTCAAGGCGCGCGGCTATCGCATCGTCCATGTGGTGCCCGCGACCGCCGACCGGCCGGCGACGCCGACCACGCCGGTGGAATGGCTGCTGCATCCGCCGACCGAAACCGTGCCGATCGCACGCTGGCCGTCCGTGCCGAACTTCGTGTTCGCGCAGACAGAAACGCTGCCGGCGCCCTCGCTTGCCGACCTCAACGCGCAGACCGAGCATCAGCCGCTGCTGCCGCGCAAGACCATCGCGCTGGCGAATGTCGCGGCGACCCTGCCCGTGCCCGATCACGATCTCTTTGCCATCCCGGAGGGCTCGGTCGAGGTCCTGCTGTCGACGACCTTGTCGCGGCGTGCCGCGACGCGGCTGGCGATGGCGGCCGAGACGCCCCGTGCAACCAGGGGCAAGGCCGGCAAGTCGCGCGGACATCGGACCGCACACGCGGCGCCGGCCGGAGCGAAGCACACCGCGCAGGCTTCGGGCACCGCCCCCAAGAGCATTGTCCCCAAGAGCAATGCCAAGAGCACCGCCCCCAAGGGCGCGGCACCGAAGAGTGCCGTGACGCATCCGACCCGCGTCGCCAGCCTGAAGAAGCGCGCGCAGTAA